The Lactuca sativa cultivar Salinas chromosome 2, Lsat_Salinas_v11, whole genome shotgun sequence genome includes a window with the following:
- the LOC111910615 gene encoding L-type lectin-domain containing receptor kinase S.4, producing MFFFFFPYLVCMFLPLFTPSLSFSFIFNGFKTPNPHNITINGAADITPTGILKLTNDTSRLMGHGFYPDPIRFKDPTTKKPISFSTSFVLAILPGYKNPGGHGLAFTVSPAKDFAGAQPNQYLGILNVINNRNTSNHLFAVEFDTVLDLEFGDINDNHVGVNINSMSSKSSTKAGFFIDGNSTKQDLDLESGKKIQAWVDYDGLKSQLNVTLSLYSQKPNTPILSIPLNLESVFHDFMYVGFSASTGVLASSHYIFGWSFNTSGKAQSFDLNSLPSIPTAKKNHKSFIIGVSIAALLTLVMVAIVGVVFVIKKMKNKDEIEEWELDVGPHRYSYKELNRATKGFREEELLGFGGFGSVYKGVLCNLPDSKTLVVAVKRISNESKHGMRAFVSEISTIGRLRHRNLVQLLGWCRKRDDLLLVYEFMANGSLDKYIYDDPIITLNWEQRFKIIKDVAHGLLYLHEEWQQTVLHRDIKAGNVLLDSELNGHLGDFGLAKLCEHGSNTSTTKVVGTLGYLAPELTRTGKPTTNSDVFAFGALLLEVVCGRRPTEPKALPEELILVDWVWDKWRQGVVLEVVDKRLKGEFDEVEVLVVVKLGLMCSSNAPSARPPMKQIVKYLEGEVPLPENLAPPCDGGDKGSYGIESEDYVHSYPSSSALDNVSNGSVRSEN from the coding sequence atgttcttcttcttcttcccctaCCTTGTTTGTATGTTTCTTCCCTTGTTTACaccatctctctctttctccttcatCTTCAATGGCTTCAAAACCCCAAACCCGCACAATATAACCATCAACGGAGCTGCTGACATCACTCCCACTGGCATTCTCAAGCTCACCAATGATACCTCCCGGTTAATGGGTCACGGGTTTTACCCGGATCCGATCCGTTTCAAAGACCCCACTACCAAAAAACCCATCTCCTTCTCTACCTCTTTTGTCTTGGCCATCTTGCCGGGGTACAAAAACCCTGGCGGCCATGGACTGGCGTTCACCGTCTCTCCGGCGAAAGACTTCGCCGGAGCTCAGCCCAATCAGTACCTTGGAATCCTTAACGTCATCAACAACAGGAACACATCAAACCACCTATTTGCGGTGGAATTCGATACCGTTCTTGATTTGGAATTTGGTGATATTAATGATAATCATGTTGGAGTCAACATTAACTCCATGTCATCCAAGAGCTCCACAAAAGCCGGGTTTTTTATCGATGGGAATTCAACAAAACAAGATCTTGATTTAGAAAGTGGGAAAAAGATCCAAGCATGGGTGGATTATGATGGTTTAAAATCCCAACTAAATGTCACTCTTTCACTATATTCACAAAAACCTAATACCCCAATCTTGTCTATACCATTAAACCTCGAATCGGTTTTTCATGATTTCATGTACGTCGGGTTTTCGGCATCCACGGGTGTCCTCGCGAGCTCTCATTATATATTCGGTTGGAGCTTTAACACAAGTGGAAAAGCTCAATCTTTTGATCTTAATAGTCTCCCTTCAATACCAACAGCTAAAAAGAATCACAAAAGTTTCATAATTGGTGTTTCTATAGCCGCCCTTTTAACTCTTGTCATGGTTGCCATTGTCGGTGTTGTTTTTGTGATCAAGAAAATGAAGAACAAAGATGAAATTGAGGAATGGGAGCTTGATGTGGGCCCGCATCGGTATTCCTACAAGGAGTTAAACCGGGCCACGAAAGGGTTTAGAGAAGAGGAACTACTCGGATTTGGTGGATTTGGGAGTGTTTACAAAGGGGTTTTGTGTAATTTGCCTGATTCAAAAACCCTAGTAGTGGCGGTTAAGCGGATTTCGAATGAATCAAAACATGGGATGAGGGCGTTTGTGTCCGAGATTTCAACAATCGGTCGACTCCGTCATCGGAATTTGGTTCAGTTGTTAGGTTGGTGTAGAAAGAGAGATGATTTGTTGCTTGTATATGAGTTCATGGCGAATGGTAGCTTAGACAAGTATATATATGATGATCCGATAATTACTTTAAATTGGGAACAAAGATTTAAAATCATAAAGGATGTAGCGCATGGATTATTATACTTGCATGAAGAGTGGCAGCAAACCGTGCTTCATAGAGACATAAAAGCAGGTAACGTGTTGTTGGATTCTGAGTTAAACGGGCATTTAGGTGATTTCGGTTTGGCAAAATTATGTGAGCACGGGTCAAACACGAGCACGACTAAAGTTGTAGGGACATTAGGTTATTTGGCTCCTGAGTTGACTCGAACGGGTAAGCCGACCACCAACTCAGATGTGTTTGCTTTTGGGGCTTTGTTGTTGGAAGTGGTTTGTGGGAGGAGACCTACTGAGCCAAAGGCGTTGCCTGAGGAGCTTATTTTGGTGGACTGGGTGTGGGACAAGTGGAGACAAGGGGTGGTTTTAGAGGTGGTTGATAAAAGGTTGAAAGGTGAGTTTGATGAGGTGGAGGTTTTGGTGGTTGTAAAGCTAGGGCTGATGTGTTCAAGTAACGCCCCGTCTGCACGACCTCCTATGAAACAGATTGTTAAGTATTTGGAAGGGGAGGTGCCCTTGCCGGAAAATTTAGCTCCACCGTGTGATGGCGGTGACAAGGGTAGTTATGGAATAGAGTCTGAAGATTATGTGCATTCTTATCCATCTTCATCTGCTTTAGACAATGTAAGCAATGGGTCAGTGAGAAGTGAGAACTGA
- the LOC111910616 gene encoding uncharacterized protein LOC111910616, with protein sequence MASDLEPVPVNSQKHDPAWKHCQMYKSGDKVQLKCIYCGKMFKGGGIHRIKEHLAGQKGNASSCLRVQPDVRLLMQESLNGVVVKKRKKQKLAEEITNFNSGETDSFGNQSALNTEAVMLPVAEAIEPNPSLLLNQEEEGTVSSKRGGGRRKKGCRVRKGSNALALIDTVYDDSKRVNHQVSLAIGRFLFDVGVPLDAVNSMYFQPMIDAIASQGSGVVGPSYHDLRSWILKNTVQEVRTDVDQCMGTWGKSGCSVLVDELTSENGKMFLNFSVYCPEGLMFLRSVDVINIIDSIDALYGLFKEIIEEVGVRNVLQIVTNNEERYIEVGKRITDNFPTIFWTPCATHCVDLMLDDFRELEWISTILEQARSISRFIYNHSFVLNMMRRYTFGVDIVVVGPSRASTDFSTLKRMVSVKHNLQSMVTSEEWMECSYSKKEEGYTTLDYISNPSFWSMCTVITHLTDPLLRLLRIVSGKKRPGMGYVYAGVYRAKEAIKKELIDKKDYMVYWNIIDRRWEQLHRHPLHTAGFYLNPKFFYSTEGDIHLQIRSSVYDCVERLVPDTTIQDKIVKETASYREATGDFGRKIAIRGRETLLPAEWWSTYGGACPNLARLAIRILSQTCSLVGCKPNRIPFQQIHETKNYVEHQRLSDIVFVQYNMRLKQI encoded by the exons ATGGCTTCCGATTTAGAACCAGTACCTGTAAATTCACAAAAACATGATCCAGCATGGAAGCATTGCCAAATGTACAAAAGTGGCGATAAGGTTCAGCTCAAGTGTATATATTGCGGCAAAATGTTCAAGGGCGGTGGAATTCACAGGATTAAAGAACACCTCGCAGGCCAAAAAGGTAATGCGTCCAGTTGTTTAAGAGTACAGCCTGATGTTCGTCTGTTGATGCAAGAGAGCTTAAATGGTGTCGTAGTGAAGAAGAGAAAGAAACAGAAATTGGCTGAAGAAATCACTAATTTCAATTCTGGCGAGACTGATTCTTTTGGTAATCAATCTGCTTTGAACACTGAAGCTGTGATGCTTCCTGTTGCAGAAGCTATTGAGCCCAATCCTAGTTTATTActgaatcaagaagaagaaggtacTGTAAGTAGCAAGAGAGGTGGAGGTAGAAGAAAGAAAGGATGTAGAGTGAGAAAAGGTTCGAATGCTCTTGCTCTTATTGATACTGTGTATGATGATTCAAAAAGGGTTAACCATCAAGTTAGTTTAGCAATTGGGAGGTTTTTATTTGATGTTGGTGTACCTTTAGATGCTGTGAACTCCATGTATTTCCAGCCCATGATTGATGCAATTGCTTCACAAGGGTCAGGAGTTGTGGGGCCTTCATATCACGATCTTCGAAGCTGGATTTTAAAGAATACAGTTCAAGAAGTTAGAACAGATGTTGATCAATGCATGGGGACTTGGGGAAAGAGTGGTTGCTCTGTTTTAGTCGATGAATTGACTTCAGAAAATGGTAAAATGTTTCTGAATTTCTCAGTTTATTGTCCCGAAGGGCTAATGTTTTTGAGGTCTGTTGATGTGATCAACATTATAGACTCCATAGACGCTTTATATGGTTTATTCAAAGAAATCATTGAAGAAGTTGGAGTAAGAAATGTTCTCCAGATTGTTACTAACAATGAAGAACGTTATATTGAAGTAGGGAAACGAATCACCGATAATTTCCCCACCATTTTCTGGACTCCATGTGCGACTCATTGTGTGGATTTGATGTTAGATGATTTCAGAGAACTTGAATGGATAAGTACGATTCTTGAACAAGCTAGATCAATATCAAGATTCATATACAACCATAGCTTTGTATTGAATATGATGAGAAGGTACACTTTTGGAGTAGACATCGTTGTAGTGGGTCCCTCACGTGCATCCACAGATTTCTCCACACTGAAACGAATGGTAAGTGTGAAGCACAACCTCCAATCCATGGTAACCTCAGAGGAATGGATGGAGTGTTCATATTCCAAGAAAGAAGAGGGGTACACTACTTTGGATTATATAAGCAACCCATCTTTTTGGTCAATGTGTACAGTGATCACCCATTTAACAGATCCTTTGTTGAGGCTTCTGAGAATTGTTAGTGGGAAAAAGAGACCAGGAATGGGGTATGTTTATGCAGGGGTATATCGGGCAAAAGAAGCAATCAAAAAAGAACTTATTGATAAGAAAGATTATATGGTTTATTGGAACATAATAGATCGTAGGTGGGAACAACTTCATCGCCACCCTCTTCACACTGCAGGTTTTTATTTAAATCCAAAATTCTTTTACAGTACAGAAGGAGATATACATCTTCAAATCAGGTCATCAGTGTATGATTGTGTAGAAAGATTGGTTCCTGACACTACAATCCAAGATAAAATTGTTAAAGAAACAGCATCTTATCGTGAAGCCACTGGCGATTTTGGGAGGAAAATTGCTATAAGAGGCAGAGAGACTTTACTTCCTG CTGAGTGGTGGTCTACATATGGAGGGGCTTGTCCGAATTTGGCTCGTTTGGCTATTCGAATACTTAGTCAAACTTGTAGTTTGGTTGGGTGTAAACCAAACaggattccattccaacagattCATGAAACAAAGAATTATGTAGAACACCAGAGGCTCAGTGACATTGTATTTGTTCAATATAACATGAGATTAAAGCAAAT atga
- the LOC111910611 gene encoding uncharacterized protein LOC111910611 has product MGFMGFGDRWRSWIHGLLKNARSSILVNGNPTEEFQLFRGLRQAIEDAVASGNFRGVKVKEANLENVDDAFLLGVGVNQSEFTSLASISGCAGAIFPFSYLGIPVGGSMSHEDQRCIHWVKWDIILKSRDKGGLEVGSLDAFNRDLLFKWKWRFLHDHSTLWLRLIKGLHGDFGDLANNFGLLEVMDGLASDFWNYCGWNFSWRCGIRGGVEAKKLESFMQILTLTQLTSIPDRWSWSLDPSGVFLVSSTRRLRLNRIPICLVLVDRGVELESILCPVCQSVKESVSHIFLPV; this is encoded by the exons ATGGGGTTTATGGGCTTTGGTGATAGGTGGAGGTCTTGGATTCATGGTTTACTAAAAAATGCTAGATCTTCTATTCTTGTTAATGGCAACCCAACTGAAGAGTTTCAACTTTTTAGAGGTTTACGTCAAG CCATAGAGGATGCGGTTGCTTCTGGGAATTTTCGTGGAGTTAAGGTTAAAGAGGCTAATTTAGAGAATGTCGATGATGCTTT TTTGTTGGGTGTTGGGGTTAATCAGTCAGAATTTACTTCTCTTGCTTCTATTAGTGGATGTGCTGGAGCTATTTTTCCTTTTTCTTACCTTGGAATTCCGGTGGGTGGGTCTATGAGTCAT GAAGACCAAAGATGTATTCATTGGGTCAAATGGGATATTATCCTTAAGTCTAGGGATAAAGGTGGATTAGAGGTTGGTAGTTTGGATGCGTTTAACCGGGATCTCCTTTTTAAATGGAAGTGGCGGTTTCTTCATGATCATTCGACTTTATGGTTGAGGCTCATTAAAGGGTTACATGGTGATTTTGGGGATTTGGCTAATAATTTCGGCCTTCTGGAG GTGATGG ATGGGTTGGCCTCGGATTTCTGGAATTATTGTGGGTGGAACTTCTCTTGGAGGTGTGGCATTAGAGGAGGAGTTGAAGCTAAGAAATTAGAGAGTTTTATGCAGATTTTGACTCTTACTCAGTTGACTTCCATTCCCGACAGGTGGTCCTGGAGTCTTGATCCAAGTGGGGTGTTTTTGGTTAGTTCCACTAGAAG ATTGAGGTTAAATAGAATCCCTATTTGTTTGGTTTTAGTGGATAGAGGTGTTGAGTTGGAGTCTATTCTATGCCCAGTTTGTCAGTCTGTTAAAGAAAGTGTTTCGCATATTTTTCTTCCAGTGTGA